A section of the Candidatus Methanoperedens sp. genome encodes:
- a CDS encoding acylphosphatase — protein MFRHYIVFYMTASTHSITITGNVQDIGFRNTIEHIGRAFGLPGMVFNAKDGSVKILCSGEDTEINNFTQEIRIRGTEKGAEIAGIKEQKLSVYIELPDNFTKVSSDDEIDIGR, from the coding sequence ATGTTTAGGCATTACATTGTATTCTATATGACGGCTTCGACTCATAGCATAACAATCACAGGAAATGTTCAGGACATTGGTTTCAGGAACACCATAGAGCATATTGGAAGGGCGTTTGGTCTGCCGGGGATGGTTTTTAATGCAAAAGACGGTAGTGTTAAAATCCTTTGTTCAGGTGAGGATACCGAGATAAATAATTTCACTCAAGAAATAAGGATACGGGGAACAGAAAAAGGCGCTGAAATTGCTGGTATCAAAGAACAGAAATTATCTGTATATATTGAACTTCCAGATAATTTCACAAAAGTATCGTCTGATGATGAAATCGATATCGGAAGATAG
- a CDS encoding bifunctional 5,6,7,8-tetrahydromethanopterin hydro-lyase/3-hexulose-6-phosphate synthase produces the protein MFLIGEALIGEAPELAHIDLMIGEKSGPVGQAFANGFTQLSMGHTPLLSVVRPNLLAKPATLIVPKVTVKNMAQAAQIFGPAQTAVARAVADSVEEGVIPQDQAEDLSIVVSVFIHPEAKDYNKIYRYNYGATKLAIERAMQGFPDVKTLMYEKDRTMHPIMGFKVVRLWNPPYLQVAFDMPDIEAVKNILKQVPQSDHLIIEAGTPLIKRYGVNVVQSIREARPNSFIVADLKTLDTGNLEARMVADATADAVVISGLAPVSTIEKAIIEARKTGIYAVIDMLNVDKPLSVIKALSVKPHVVELHRAIDTEGKAEHAWGDISAMKKLSERMLVAVAGGIRVDTVKEALRSGADIIVVGRAITKAKDVRSMTEQFIEEMKQPEIDQYRIMTDF, from the coding sequence ATGTTTTTAATAGGTGAAGCTTTAATCGGAGAAGCACCGGAACTTGCTCATATTGATTTGATGATCGGAGAAAAATCAGGCCCTGTAGGACAGGCATTTGCGAACGGTTTTACACAGCTTTCCATGGGACATACTCCTCTTCTTTCAGTAGTAAGGCCAAACCTTCTTGCAAAACCGGCAACACTTATTGTTCCAAAGGTCACCGTCAAGAACATGGCCCAGGCCGCCCAGATATTCGGACCTGCACAAACCGCTGTGGCAAGAGCCGTGGCAGATTCGGTTGAGGAAGGCGTAATACCACAAGACCAGGCTGAAGACCTGAGTATCGTTGTAAGCGTTTTTATCCATCCTGAAGCAAAGGATTACAATAAAATATACCGTTACAATTATGGCGCTACAAAGCTTGCAATAGAGCGCGCAATGCAGGGATTCCCGGATGTCAAGACCCTCATGTACGAGAAAGACAGGACCATGCATCCGATCATGGGATTCAAGGTAGTCAGGTTATGGAACCCGCCTTATCTGCAGGTTGCATTTGATATGCCGGATATTGAAGCTGTCAAGAACATCTTAAAACAGGTACCCCAGAGCGACCACCTTATCATAGAGGCAGGAACTCCTCTTATCAAGAGATATGGTGTTAATGTAGTGCAATCTATCAGGGAGGCACGTCCGAATTCATTTATAGTAGCCGACCTGAAGACACTTGATACAGGCAATCTTGAAGCGCGCATGGTCGCAGATGCAACTGCTGATGCAGTTGTAATCTCAGGACTTGCGCCGGTCTCCACTATCGAAAAAGCAATAATAGAAGCCAGAAAGACCGGTATTTATGCAGTCATCGATATGCTGAACGTTGATAAGCCGTTATCGGTAATAAAAGCCCTTTCTGTCAAACCGCATGTTGTGGAACTGCACAGAGCGATTGATACTGAAGGAAAGGCAGAACATGCATGGGGCGACATTTCAGCAATGAAGAAGTTATCCGAGAGGATGCTTGTGGCGGTTGCCGGCGGCATCCGTGTGGATACTGTTAAGGAAGCTCTGAGATCAGGCGCAGATATAATCGTTGTTGGACGAGCCATCACAAAAGCAAAAGATGTGAGATCCATGACAGAGCAGTTCATCGAAGAAATGAAGCAGCCTGAGATAGACCAGTACAGGATAATGACAGACTTTTAG
- the mvk gene encoding mevalonate kinase encodes MCDRGNPYIYISHHGGRRILLTTTCTAPGKIYLFGEHAVVYGEPAIACAVELRTCVAVKRSSGISISSDIGTTGLDFQMHPYVSSAIQKLGSPEVSIKITSRIPVGSGLGSSAAVTVATLEAINIECGLGYDKTGIARMAHEIEKEVQGAASPTDTFVSTFGGVVEIPSRKKLDILDCGIVIGNTNKGASPKKTAKLVMQVAGLKKEYPDSIDPIIKIIGSFAGYGEILVMQKNYIELGKLMNINHGLLDALGVCTMELSALVYAARNAGAYGAKLTGAGGGGCMVALTDSPEEVATAIEKAGGSAIISSFTPDGVLQV; translated from the coding sequence ATGTGTGATCGCGGCAATCCTTATATTTATATATCGCATCATGGGGGTCGGAGAATTTTACTGACCACTACATGCACAGCCCCGGGGAAAATATACCTGTTTGGTGAGCATGCCGTGGTATATGGCGAACCTGCCATTGCCTGCGCTGTGGAGCTTCGGACCTGTGTTGCAGTAAAAAGATCAAGCGGTATTTCGATATCATCAGATATCGGGACAACAGGGCTTGATTTCCAGATGCATCCTTATGTTTCATCAGCTATACAGAAACTGGGTTCTCCTGAAGTTTCAATAAAAATAACCTCCCGGATACCTGTTGGCTCCGGTCTTGGCTCATCTGCCGCTGTAACAGTTGCGACACTTGAGGCCATTAATATCGAATGCGGGCTCGGATATGATAAAACCGGTATTGCAAGAATGGCGCATGAGATAGAAAAGGAAGTGCAGGGAGCTGCAAGCCCTACCGATACATTTGTCTCGACTTTTGGCGGGGTAGTTGAAATACCCTCCAGGAAAAAGCTTGATATCCTTGATTGCGGTATCGTTATCGGTAATACCAATAAAGGCGCTTCGCCCAAAAAAACCGCAAAACTTGTAATGCAGGTAGCCGGGCTTAAGAAAGAGTACCCTGATTCAATAGATCCCATAATCAAAATAATCGGTTCATTTGCAGGATACGGGGAGATCCTGGTAATGCAAAAAAATTATATAGAGCTCGGAAAACTTATGAATATCAATCACGGATTGCTGGATGCGCTTGGCGTGTGTACGATGGAATTATCCGCTCTCGTCTATGCTGCACGTAATGCAGGCGCATATGGCGCAAAACTGACAGGTGCCGGGGGCGGCGGCTGCATGGTTGCACTTACTGATTCGCCTGAGGAAGTAGCTACAGCGATTGAGAAAGCCGGAGGTAGCGCGATTATTTCAAGTTTTACTCCTGACGGGGTGTTGCAGGTTTGA
- a CDS encoding DUF115 domain-containing protein codes for MKFEEWEPIYKLILEDMNFDRIYDENSARLLSKMLETKARKKPPDVIEIELLQKAINGKDILVCGKAPCLEDDIKKKIDFKKYVVIAADGATSVLMNNGITPDIIVTDLDGNIDDEAKANELGAIMVVHAHGDNIDTLGEELPRLKRVIGTTQSKPFNNVYNFGGFTDGDRSVFIAKEMGAKSITLIGFDFKDTNVTPLKKKKLIWAERLIDLMLC; via the coding sequence ATGAAATTTGAGGAATGGGAACCGATATATAAACTGATCCTTGAAGACATGAATTTTGACAGGATATATGATGAAAATTCTGCCCGCCTGCTCTCAAAAATGCTTGAAACGAAGGCAAGGAAAAAACCACCTGATGTTATTGAGATCGAATTGCTGCAAAAGGCCATCAATGGAAAGGATATTCTTGTATGCGGCAAAGCGCCCTGCCTTGAAGATGATATTAAAAAAAAAATTGATTTCAAAAAATACGTGGTCATTGCTGCTGACGGCGCGACCAGTGTTCTGATGAACAACGGAATTACCCCGGATATAATCGTTACAGACCTTGATGGCAATATAGACGATGAAGCAAAAGCCAACGAACTTGGCGCCATAATGGTAGTGCATGCCCATGGTGATAACATTGATACGCTGGGTGAAGAATTGCCGCGCCTGAAAAGAGTGATAGGAACCACGCAATCAAAGCCCTTTAACAATGTCTATAACTTTGGTGGATTTACTGATGGTGACAGAAGCGTTTTTATTGCAAAAGAAATGGGAGCAAAGTCAATCACATTGATCGGATTTGATTTTAAAGATACGAATGTAACTCCTCTTAAGAAGAAAAAACTCATATGGGCAGAAAGATTAATAGATTTAATGCTTTGTTGA
- a CDS encoding H/ACA RNA-protein complex protein Gar1 — protein sequence MKRLGTVLHSIDNILIVRADKTLESSGLYPNSMVITKTMKKIGRVKELFGPEKNPYISIKLFNEIKDSEITKLKKERVYLA from the coding sequence TTGAAAAGATTAGGAACTGTTCTTCACTCTATCGATAATATACTGATAGTACGCGCCGATAAAACGCTTGAATCAAGTGGCCTGTACCCGAATTCAATGGTTATTACAAAAACGATGAAAAAGATAGGCAGGGTAAAAGAACTATTTGGCCCGGAGAAGAATCCCTACATATCTATCAAGTTATTCAATGAAATCAAAGACTCTGAAATAACGAAATTAAAAAAAGAAAGGGTCTATTTGGCATAA
- a CDS encoding transcription initiation factor IIB encodes MAEIEKVKEIEKTEREKIKEGIRQKKEKEKVGQFEKATVECPECKSHALVHDYERAELICNECGLVVDADFIDQGPEWRAFDHDQRMKRSRVGAPMTYTIHDKGLSTMIDWRNRDSYGKSISSKSRAQLYRLRKWQRRIRVSNATERNLAFALSELDRMASALGLSQNVRETAAVVYRKAVDKNLIRGRSIEGVAAAALYSACRQCNVPRTLDEIGEVSRVSRKEIGRTYRFISRELGLKLVPTSPIDYVPRFCSGLTLRGEVQSKAVEILRQASEKELTSGRGPTGVAAAAIYISSILCGDRRTQREVAEVAGITEVTIRNRYKELAEELDIEIIL; translated from the coding sequence ATGGCAGAAATTGAAAAAGTAAAGGAAATTGAGAAGACCGAACGAGAGAAAATAAAAGAAGGCATCAGGCAGAAGAAAGAAAAAGAAAAGGTCGGTCAGTTCGAGAAAGCAACAGTAGAGTGCCCCGAATGTAAGAGCCACGCCCTTGTTCATGACTATGAAAGGGCTGAACTTATCTGCAATGAATGCGGCCTTGTAGTTGATGCGGACTTTATTGACCAGGGTCCGGAATGGAGAGCTTTTGACCATGACCAGAGAATGAAACGGTCCCGTGTCGGTGCGCCAATGACCTATACCATTCATGATAAAGGATTATCCACTATGATAGACTGGAGAAACAGGGATTCATACGGGAAATCCATATCCAGTAAGAGCAGGGCGCAGTTATACCGTCTCAGGAAATGGCAGCGCCGCATACGTGTAAGCAATGCGACCGAGAGAAACCTTGCATTTGCATTATCAGAACTTGACAGGATGGCATCAGCCCTGGGTTTATCACAGAACGTGAGAGAGACAGCAGCCGTCGTATACAGGAAAGCCGTTGATAAGAACCTTATCAGGGGAAGAAGCATTGAAGGCGTTGCAGCAGCAGCTTTGTATTCAGCATGCAGGCAGTGCAATGTACCCAGGACCCTTGATGAAATAGGAGAAGTTTCAAGAGTAAGCAGGAAAGAGATCGGAAGAACATACAGGTTCATCTCAAGAGAGCTTGGCCTGAAGCTTGTCCCGACATCGCCCATTGATTATGTGCCGCGTTTCTGCTCAGGACTCACCCTTCGCGGAGAAGTCCAGTCAAAGGCCGTAGAGATCCTCAGGCAGGCATCCGAAAAAGAACTTACAAGCGGAAGAGGCCCGACAGGTGTTGCTGCCGCTGCAATTTATATTTCCTCGATCCTGTGCGGTGACAGGAGAACACAGCGCGAAGTCGCCGAAGTCGCAGGAATAACCGAAGTGACGATAAGGAACCGCTATAAAGAATTAGCCGAGGAACTGGATATTGAAATTATCCTCTGA
- a CDS encoding isopentenyl phosphate kinase family protein: protein MNLIILKIGGSVITDKGSLSKAREAEINRISNEIASFKKDSDSQLILVHGAGSFGHPQAMKYRLSEGFDAKGAYLIHASVKVLNSKVLESLNNAGANALPVHPLSSCLLENGKIIDFQVGQIKVMLEKGIIPVLHGDMVMDRVKGASVLSGDRIIPHLAIALNASQIGAGSDVDGVLDDKDAVIKKITHFSFVDMKKNIKGSSSTDVTGGMLGKVSELLELADKGISSRIFNASRKGMVSGFLYGEDVGTLISDK, encoded by the coding sequence TTGAACCTTATCATATTGAAGATCGGTGGAAGTGTAATTACTGATAAAGGTTCCTTATCAAAAGCAAGGGAAGCTGAGATTAACAGGATATCAAATGAGATTGCATCATTTAAAAAAGATTCGGATTCACAGCTGATCCTTGTTCATGGGGCAGGTTCATTCGGTCATCCGCAGGCCATGAAATACCGGTTGAGCGAAGGATTTGATGCAAAAGGCGCATATCTTATCCATGCTTCTGTTAAAGTGTTGAATTCAAAAGTCCTGGAGTCTTTGAATAATGCAGGTGCAAATGCCCTGCCGGTTCATCCTTTAAGTTCATGTCTTCTTGAGAACGGGAAGATAATTGATTTCCAGGTCGGGCAGATAAAAGTGATGCTTGAAAAAGGCATTATTCCTGTACTTCATGGAGATATGGTTATGGACAGGGTCAAAGGCGCTTCGGTCCTTTCAGGTGACAGGATAATCCCGCATCTTGCGATCGCCCTGAATGCTTCGCAAATCGGTGCGGGAAGCGATGTTGATGGGGTTCTTGATGATAAGGATGCAGTCATTAAAAAAATAACGCATTTCAGTTTTGTTGATATGAAAAAAAATATCAAGGGTTCAAGTTCAACAGATGTGACAGGCGGAATGCTCGGAAAAGTATCGGAGCTGCTGGAACTTGCCGATAAAGGAATAAGCTCCCGCATATTCAATGCTTCCAGGAAAGGTATGGTATCAGGTTTTCTATATGGAGAAGATGTTGGAACTTTGATATCAGACAAATGA
- a CDS encoding CDC48 family AAA ATPase, protein MIRGNMEKSIRLKVVEADQRDVGKGIVRIDEKYRNMIGINIFDVVEIKGEQHSTSAVVGRAYPQDEGLDVIRMDGLIRTNARTGLGEYVDVSIAQWKEAKKVTLAPVTKNIHIYAPAESLRAIFHNRTVSKGDIISTTSVRRPRESMGTDVMFEQVFPEFFGGSFGLGEIKLHVFSTTPAGIVKITDVTEVELLPEAVELPAELPEVMYEDLGGIKPALSKIREIIELPLKHPELFNRLGIDAPKGVLLHGPPGTGKTMLAKAVANESEAYFITINGPEIMSKYYGESEHKLREAFDLAEKNAPAIIFIDEIDSIAPKRAEVTGEVERRVVAQLLSLMDGLKSRKNVIVIGATNRPEALDMALRRPGRFDREIELRAPDREGRHEIFQIHTRGMPLAEDVSLDKLADRTYGFVGADIAALCREAAMTSLRRVLPEIDLELKVIPKETLDKLIIKSSDFEDVMKEIQPSALREILFEVPNVSWDDIGGLTSVKDLLSEAVEWPLRYAESFKRIGVEAPKGVLLYGPPGTGKTLLAKAIAYESAANFMTVKGSDILSKWYGESEKHIAEIFKKARQVAPAIIFLDELDALAPVRGTAEGEPLATERIVNQLLSELDGLEELRGVVIIGATNRPDIIDPALLRPGRFDEMILVPVPDPRTRLEIFKVHTKKMALSEDVNLGEFVRITQDFTGADIAAVCKKAGRIAMREDINTQKVSHRHFLSAIEETGPSVTPDIMNYYEQIKDDLRKKRSKQIETSPGIYV, encoded by the coding sequence ATAATACGGGGTAACATGGAAAAATCAATTAGGTTGAAGGTAGTTGAGGCAGACCAGCGTGATGTAGGAAAAGGGATCGTCCGGATTGATGAAAAGTATCGGAACATGATCGGCATCAATATTTTTGATGTAGTTGAGATAAAAGGAGAGCAGCATTCTACATCTGCCGTGGTTGGAAGGGCATATCCGCAGGATGAAGGACTTGATGTCATAAGAATGGACGGCCTTATACGCACAAATGCCAGGACAGGCCTCGGGGAATATGTGGATGTTTCAATAGCACAGTGGAAAGAAGCAAAAAAAGTCACACTTGCCCCGGTGACAAAGAATATTCATATTTATGCGCCAGCTGAAAGCCTGCGTGCGATTTTTCATAACAGGACGGTCTCAAAAGGAGACATCATATCGACAACAAGCGTCAGGCGGCCGAGGGAATCAATGGGCACGGATGTCATGTTCGAGCAGGTGTTCCCGGAATTCTTTGGCGGCTCATTTGGGCTTGGCGAGATAAAACTGCATGTTTTTTCAACAACCCCTGCCGGGATAGTCAAGATAACCGATGTCACTGAAGTGGAGCTTTTGCCTGAAGCTGTTGAGCTTCCTGCGGAACTGCCTGAGGTAATGTACGAAGACCTTGGTGGTATAAAACCTGCCCTGAGTAAGATCCGGGAGATAATTGAACTGCCCCTTAAGCATCCTGAGCTTTTCAACAGGCTGGGTATTGATGCGCCAAAAGGAGTGCTTCTTCACGGGCCGCCCGGGACAGGAAAAACCATGCTTGCAAAAGCCGTGGCAAATGAAAGTGAGGCATATTTTATCACAATCAATGGCCCTGAGATAATGTCAAAATATTACGGGGAAAGCGAACACAAGCTTCGTGAAGCTTTTGACCTGGCCGAAAAAAATGCCCCTGCCATAATCTTCATTGACGAGATCGACAGCATTGCACCGAAACGAGCTGAAGTAACAGGCGAGGTGGAGCGCCGGGTCGTGGCTCAGCTTCTTTCTCTTATGGACGGCCTGAAATCAAGGAAGAATGTGATCGTCATCGGGGCCACGAACCGTCCTGAAGCTCTTGACATGGCGCTTCGCCGCCCGGGCAGGTTTGACAGGGAGATCGAGCTTCGGGCACCTGACCGGGAAGGGCGGCATGAAATATTCCAGATACACACGCGCGGTATGCCTCTTGCTGAAGATGTCAGTCTAGATAAACTTGCGGACCGGACGTATGGCTTTGTGGGCGCAGATATAGCAGCATTATGCCGTGAGGCTGCAATGACATCTCTTCGAAGAGTTCTTCCTGAAATTGACCTTGAACTGAAGGTCATACCCAAGGAGACGCTTGATAAACTAATTATTAAATCTTCGGATTTTGAAGACGTAATGAAGGAAATACAGCCATCGGCCCTTCGCGAGATATTGTTTGAAGTGCCAAATGTCTCCTGGGATGACATAGGCGGGCTTACGAGTGTTAAAGATTTGCTTTCCGAGGCTGTGGAATGGCCGCTGCGGTATGCTGAATCATTCAAGCGGATAGGGGTTGAAGCACCGAAAGGCGTTCTTCTGTATGGTCCCCCTGGCACTGGAAAGACACTTCTGGCTAAAGCTATTGCCTATGAAAGCGCGGCAAACTTTATGACCGTAAAGGGAAGCGATATTTTATCAAAATGGTATGGAGAATCTGAAAAGCATATAGCTGAGATATTTAAAAAAGCGCGCCAGGTCGCACCTGCTATAATATTCCTTGATGAGCTTGATGCTCTTGCGCCTGTAAGGGGAACTGCCGAGGGTGAACCCCTTGCAACAGAGCGAATAGTGAACCAATTACTCTCAGAACTTGATGGTCTTGAAGAACTAAGGGGAGTTGTGATCATAGGAGCGACAAACCGGCCGGATATAATCGATCCTGCACTTTTGCGGCCTGGAAGGTTTGATGAGATGATACTTGTTCCTGTTCCTGACCCCAGGACAAGATTAGAGATTTTTAAAGTCCATACGAAAAAAATGGCACTCTCCGAAGATGTTAATTTAGGGGAATTTGTGAGAATAACCCAGGACTTTACAGGTGCGGATATTGCCGCTGTATGCAAGAAAGCAGGACGCATTGCGATGAGAGAGGACATTAACACGCAAAAAGTGAGCCACAGGCATTTCCTTTCTGCAATTGAAGAGACAGGACCGTCTGTTACCCCTGATATAATGAACTATTATGAACAGATCAAGGATGACCTGAGAAAGAAACGCTCAAAGCAGATAGAAACCAGTCCGGGAATATATGTATGA
- the phaC gene encoding class III poly(R)-hydroxyalkanoic acid synthase subunit PhaC: MTNGLNLIEENFTKFTKGCEIISELTEISVGTTPHKIVYSEDKMKLYHYKPTVKNPFPVPVLMIYALVNRYYILDLSPDKSVIKNLLDKGFDVYAIDWGYPSGMDKYLTIDDYVNGYLNNAVDYVRKESGEDKISLLGVCVGGTLSAMYAALHPEKVKNLISFVAPINFDTDKSLLNIWAKEMDVDKIVDYYGIVPGDFLNMGFLLLDPFRLMIDKYVGFLERIDDKKTVENFLRMEKWIFDSPGQAGEAYRQFMKDCYQKNLLIKNKMEIGGKRIDLKKISMPLLNIMAQFDHLVPNESSKPLTEAVSSTDKESMVFPTGHIGMFVGSKSQNEVCPKIAQWLKPRSIASQDETPGSTDAGSDQNKTGVKKSKNKKSNRKSKEIMK; the protein is encoded by the coding sequence ATGACGAACGGACTTAATTTAATTGAAGAAAATTTTACAAAATTTACAAAGGGTTGTGAAATAATTTCAGAATTGACCGAAATTTCCGTGGGAACAACCCCTCATAAGATAGTATATAGTGAAGATAAAATGAAACTTTATCACTATAAACCAACAGTGAAAAATCCCTTCCCGGTTCCTGTTCTTATGATATACGCTCTTGTAAACCGGTATTATATCCTGGATCTTTCGCCAGATAAAAGTGTAATAAAGAACCTGCTGGATAAAGGCTTTGACGTTTATGCAATTGACTGGGGATACCCATCGGGAATGGACAAATATCTCACGATAGATGATTATGTAAATGGCTATCTGAATAACGCTGTGGATTATGTAAGGAAAGAATCGGGAGAAGATAAAATTTCCTTATTAGGCGTATGCGTGGGCGGAACTCTATCCGCGATGTATGCAGCACTTCACCCTGAAAAGGTAAAAAACCTGATAAGTTTCGTTGCACCTATCAACTTTGATACCGATAAATCCCTGCTCAATATCTGGGCAAAAGAAATGGACGTGGACAAAATAGTGGACTACTACGGTATAGTTCCCGGGGATTTCCTGAACATGGGATTCCTTCTTCTTGATCCTTTCAGGCTTATGATCGATAAATATGTGGGATTTTTAGAACGGATCGATGATAAGAAAACCGTAGAAAATTTCCTGCGCATGGAAAAATGGATATTTGACAGCCCGGGCCAGGCAGGTGAAGCTTACAGGCAGTTCATGAAAGACTGTTACCAGAAGAACCTCCTGATCAAAAACAAAATGGAAATCGGAGGAAAAAGGATCGATTTGAAGAAAATTTCCATGCCCTTGCTTAATATTATGGCACAATTTGATCATCTTGTTCCGAATGAGTCAAGTAAACCCCTGACAGAGGCTGTATCGAGTACTGATAAAGAATCTATGGTCTTCCCGACCGGTCATATTGGTATGTTCGTTGGCTCAAAATCCCAGAATGAAGTTTGCCCGAAAATCGCACAATGGTTAAAACCAAGGTCCATTGCCAGCCAAGATGAAACTCCCGGAAGCACAGATGCGGGTAGCGATCAAAATAAAACCGGTGTAAAGAAAAGCAAAAATAAGAAAAGTAATCGTAAATCGAAGGAGATCATGAAATGA
- the amrS gene encoding AmmeMemoRadiSam system radical SAM enzyme: MIREGILFDELPDKKVKCNVCSHRCTIAEGKVGICRTRQNKNGKIYTLIYNTVSSENVDPIEKKPLYHFLPGTLSYSLGSIGCNFRCQHCQNWNISQVNPEESYTMEITPETAIQRALESGSKSISWTYNEPAIWHEYTFDSAVLAKKAGLKTVYVTNGYITPEALRRIAPHLDAYRVDIKSFSGDFYRKICGARLAPVLESTKLARELGMHVETVTLIIPGKNDSPGEITQIVQWVHDNVGIDTPMHFTRFHPMYKMDGLHPTPLGTLEMAYDIAKKVGMRFVYLGNVGGHRYENTYCPKCNALLIDRLGFRVGAVKIRDGKCPECGETIPIVA; the protein is encoded by the coding sequence ATGATCAGGGAAGGGATATTATTTGATGAGCTTCCGGACAAAAAAGTAAAATGTAATGTTTGTTCCCACAGGTGTACTATTGCAGAAGGTAAAGTGGGGATATGCAGGACAAGACAGAATAAGAACGGGAAAATCTATACGCTGATATATAATACGGTATCAAGTGAAAATGTTGACCCTATCGAGAAAAAGCCGCTTTATCATTTCCTGCCAGGTACACTTTCATATTCCTTGGGGTCAATAGGGTGTAATTTCAGATGCCAGCACTGCCAGAACTGGAATATTTCCCAGGTTAATCCGGAAGAGTCTTATACGATGGAAATAACGCCTGAAACCGCAATCCAGCGGGCGCTGGAATCAGGATCAAAATCGATCTCCTGGACATATAATGAGCCTGCCATCTGGCATGAATATACTTTTGACAGCGCGGTGCTTGCAAAAAAAGCAGGGCTAAAGACAGTATATGTGACAAACGGCTACATAACCCCGGAGGCGCTTCGAAGAATTGCTCCACATCTTGATGCCTACCGCGTGGATATCAAATCATTTTCCGGGGACTTTTACAGGAAAATCTGCGGTGCAAGGCTGGCTCCGGTCCTTGAATCAACAAAACTGGCCAGGGAACTGGGAATGCATGTGGAAACGGTAACACTTATCATACCCGGAAAGAACGATTCACCCGGGGAGATCACACAAATCGTGCAATGGGTGCATGATAACGTGGGTATTGACACGCCAATGCATTTTACGAGATTCCATCCAATGTATAAGATGGATGGCCTTCATCCCACGCCCCTTGGTACTCTTGAGATGGCATATGATATTGCAAAAAAAGTTGGGATGAGGTTTGTATATCTGGGGAATGTTGGAGGACACAGGTATGAGAATACATATTGCCCGAAGTGCAATGCCCTGCTTATTGACCGCCTGGGATTCAGGGTAGGCGCTGTTAAGATCAGGGATGGGAAATGCCCGGAATGCGGGGAAACAATACCGATCGTTGCATAG
- the pcm gene encoding protein-L-isoaspartate O-methyltransferase produces the protein MEFEVKSNQLIEELRRHGISKRVLEAMKSIPRHLFVPEREQDNAYGDYPLMIGFNQTISAPHMVAIMCDLLDIRDGMKVLEIGAGSGYHAAVMAVLAGRGHVYTVERIEPLALLARQNLKKAGVENVTVIVGDGSLGLPGFAPYDRISVAAASPEILDTLTDQLKTGGKLIIPVGKNYQELYLVTKTDGLKKEVKGDVVFVPLVGKRGF, from the coding sequence ATGGAGTTTGAGGTCAAAAGCAACCAGCTGATAGAAGAATTGAGGCGGCACGGGATAAGCAAACGTGTGCTTGAGGCGATGAAAAGCATTCCCAGGCATCTTTTTGTTCCGGAAAGAGAACAGGATAATGCATATGGCGATTACCCATTAATGATAGGTTTCAATCAAACGATATCAGCCCCTCACATGGTTGCTATAATGTGCGATCTTCTCGATATCAGGGATGGAATGAAAGTTCTTGAGATCGGGGCAGGATCGGGATATCATGCTGCTGTCATGGCAGTACTCGCGGGCCGCGGGCATGTCTATACTGTTGAGAGGATCGAACCCCTGGCATTACTTGCCCGCCAGAACTTAAAAAAAGCAGGGGTCGAAAATGTGACTGTAATTGTCGGGGATGGATCGCTTGGTCTTCCCGGATTTGCACCGTATGATCGGATAAGTGTTGCTGCCGCATCTCCTGAAATACTTGATACCCTGACCGACCAGCTTAAAACCGGGGGAAAACTGATCATACCTGTAGGAAAAAATTATCAGGAATTATATCTTGTTACAAAGACCGATGGTTTGAAAAAAGAAGTGAAAGGGGACGTAGTATTTGTACCCCTTGTCGGGAAAAGAGGATTTTAG